One genomic segment of Clostridium estertheticum subsp. estertheticum includes these proteins:
- a CDS encoding phosphatase PAP2 family protein: MKALFEYISNKDINILRIINNSWKCRFLDITMPSMTYLGSFPFMFIFCTATFLFHSTLLHTMAINAMISITLSTGIGKILKVTVTRLRPFIKIPNLNIKKIGIDKYSFPSGHTTGAFSLAVIIALYFPIFGFITIPLALCVGISRIYIGVHYPTDVIVGIFIGTTCSLLTYKFF; this comes from the coding sequence ATGAAAGCATTATTTGAGTATATAAGTAATAAAGATATTAACATACTTAGAATTATAAACAATTCTTGGAAGTGTAGGTTTTTAGATATTACAATGCCATCTATGACCTACTTAGGCTCCTTCCCTTTTATGTTTATATTTTGTACTGCTACTTTTTTATTTCATAGCACTTTACTTCATACTATGGCTATTAATGCTATGATTTCAATAACACTTAGTACTGGCATTGGTAAAATACTAAAAGTAACCGTTACTAGACTAAGACCCTTTATAAAAATTCCAAACTTAAATATAAAGAAGATAGGTATTGATAAATACTCCTTCCCATCAGGGCATACAACCGGTGCATTTTCATTAGCTGTTATAATAGCCTTGTATTTCCCTATATTTGGATTTATAACTATACCCTTAGCTTTATGCGTAGGGATTTCTAGAATATACATAGGAGTTCACTACCCAACAGATGTTATTGTTGGGATATTTATTGGAACCACTTGTTCTTTACTTACTTATAAGTTCTTTTGA
- a CDS encoding HAD family hydrolase yields the protein MLNNIKAAIFDLDGTLVDSMWVWDKIDENYFKCRNITIPKDLKSQIEHLSFDETAAYFKNNFGILDTIDEIKKEWNDFAYNQYLNHVKLKPGVVEFLSLLKTMNIKIGLATSNSKSLLEVVLKSNGIFHYFDSITLTDEVSRGKNFPDVYLLAAEKLGVNPAHCVVFEDILPAVKGAKAAGMKVVAVYDSSSKDQKEDIIINSDMYILEYNELIAAI from the coding sequence ATGCTAAATAATATTAAAGCTGCAATTTTTGATTTAGATGGAACCCTTGTCGACTCTATGTGGGTTTGGGATAAAATAGATGAAAATTATTTTAAATGTAGGAATATTACAATACCCAAAGATTTAAAAAGCCAGATAGAACATCTTAGCTTTGATGAAACTGCAGCCTATTTTAAAAATAATTTTGGGATATTAGACACAATAGACGAAATCAAAAAAGAATGGAACGATTTTGCTTATAATCAGTACCTTAATCACGTTAAACTAAAACCCGGCGTAGTTGAATTCTTATCATTACTTAAAACAATGAATATAAAAATTGGACTAGCTACAAGTAATAGTAAATCCCTATTAGAAGTTGTTCTTAAGTCTAATGGCATATTCCACTATTTTGATTCTATAACACTCACTGATGAGGTGTCTCGAGGCAAAAACTTTCCAGATGTATATTTACTTGCTGCTGAGAAATTGGGGGTAAACCCTGCGCATTGTGTTGTATTCGAGGATATACTTCCAGCAGTCAAAGGTGCAAAAGCTGCTGGCATGAAGGTAGTCGCTGTATATGATTCTTCATCTAAAGATCAAAAAGAAGATATTATTATAAATTCAGATATGTATATACTAGAATATAATGAATTAATTGCAGCAATTTAA